The Armatimonadota bacterium genome includes a region encoding these proteins:
- a CDS encoding MotA/TolQ/ExbB proton channel family protein — MFLYPIIACVALTILVTVFAIGGLVAAGRWLRRQTLELQARAMQLSKGEDPFPELTGLTSGSATSAALSAFSFAVATGDRAEPAILAIARRLKERYSSGDVSVTTSELMDPLDLETERRSLFARRAYGIVVFLGLLGTVLGLQAALADMGLMGDLKESKELISFVNRSKDVLQHFGLAFFATAGGVIGTIAIGASEYFFAKRRELTILNFTYFVDTEMRPFIRARFAPANGASASAAIITVLESMASALPAAAKELTELTHQAALAASVSSEAANKSLSAASVLDSGFSSIEDLPLALTNHLSAVQSASHQLVTTLDKVSRGSESLLVQLSDTVMRQTKLLEDTSHFFKESSKLSKQEVERAQVLTGSIASTKTVLESIHKELVTTKSTIPSVTDLVQGISGLLPKSNSDSATLELTQALKDVQLALRNADRPTTSLEPSRSSINHAAPVPEMSELTSACKRLEVEIQSLRTAIQTVATLPTVCTARSPADLSPADGELANIHRVLFDIRTILQRSSEKRPWWQVGGRKDA, encoded by the coding sequence ATGTTCCTCTACCCAATCATCGCCTGCGTTGCCCTCACAATCTTGGTGACCGTTTTCGCGATAGGCGGGCTCGTCGCTGCAGGGCGGTGGCTCCGGCGCCAGACGCTAGAGCTGCAGGCCCGTGCGATGCAGCTTTCCAAGGGGGAGGATCCCTTTCCAGAGCTGACAGGACTAACGTCCGGCTCGGCCACTTCAGCGGCACTTTCGGCCTTTTCTTTTGCGGTGGCCACTGGCGATCGTGCTGAACCAGCAATCCTCGCCATAGCCCGGAGACTCAAGGAGCGGTACAGCTCGGGCGACGTGTCCGTTACTACAAGCGAGTTGATGGATCCGCTCGACCTTGAGACTGAAAGGCGGTCGTTGTTCGCCAGAAGGGCATACGGCATCGTTGTCTTTCTAGGTCTCCTAGGGACCGTCCTAGGGTTGCAGGCGGCCCTGGCGGACATGGGTCTCATGGGCGATCTCAAAGAAAGCAAGGAGCTCATCAGCTTTGTCAATCGGTCGAAAGACGTGCTCCAGCACTTTGGGCTAGCATTCTTTGCCACCGCAGGGGGCGTAATTGGGACGATCGCCATCGGTGCATCAGAGTATTTCTTCGCGAAGCGGCGCGAACTCACCATTCTGAACTTCACCTACTTTGTCGACACCGAAATGCGGCCGTTTATCCGCGCCAGGTTCGCCCCCGCTAACGGGGCATCCGCCTCTGCCGCAATTATCACGGTTCTAGAATCGATGGCATCGGCCCTGCCTGCCGCAGCTAAGGAGCTCACTGAATTGACTCACCAAGCGGCTCTGGCGGCTTCCGTGTCATCCGAAGCGGCGAACAAGAGCCTGAGTGCGGCAAGCGTCCTCGACAGTGGGTTTTCGAGCATCGAGGACCTTCCCTTGGCACTGACCAATCATCTGTCCGCGGTTCAGTCAGCTAGCCACCAACTCGTTACCACGTTGGACAAGGTATCCAGAGGATCGGAGTCGCTACTTGTCCAACTCTCCGATACGGTGATGCGACAAACCAAATTGCTAGAGGATACATCACACTTCTTTAAGGAATCTTCCAAGCTCTCAAAGCAAGAGGTAGAGCGCGCTCAAGTTCTCACCGGCTCGATTGCCTCGACAAAGACAGTATTGGAGAGTATCCACAAGGAACTGGTGACGACAAAAAGCACAATCCCGTCGGTAACGGACCTCGTTCAAGGCATCTCAGGTTTGCTACCAAAGTCTAATTCGGACAGTGCCACTTTGGAGCTTACGCAGGCCCTAAAGGACGTTCAACTAGCGCTGAGAAATGCCGATCGTCCAACTACTTCCCTTGAACCTAGCCGGAGTTCGATCAACCATGCAGCCCCGGTGCCCGAAATGTCGGAACTGACCTCTGCATGCAAGAGGTTGGAGGTTGAGATCCAGTCCCTTCGTACGGCTATACAGACGGTCGCGACGTTGCCGACTGTCTGTACGGCGCGTAGCCCCGCCGATCTTTCTCCTGCGGACGGAGAACTAGCAAACATCCATCGCGTGCTATTTGACATTAGAACTATTCTCCAACGATCAAGCGAGAAACGCCCGTGGTGGCAGGTTGGTGGCCGAAAAGATGCCTAG
- a CDS encoding VWA domain-containing protein → MQGFKYVVDIAMCIDSTGSMKDLLDVVKTNAMRFQSDVESALKSKGKQVDALRVKVIAFRDFFVDSARAIEESPFFVLPEEGTQFSSFVSALKATGGGGNGGESGLEALTLAIRSKWSNDGDRRRHIVVLWTDDAAHKLEKGARERPQAYPRDMPANLEALTDLWEGQGNMSRSAKRLILFAPDAYPWSDLAKDWELCLQYKSQAGTGIDGHDYSSIVDVIANSV, encoded by the coding sequence ATGCAGGGCTTCAAATACGTCGTTGACATCGCGATGTGCATTGACTCCACGGGGAGCATGAAGGACTTGCTGGACGTCGTCAAGACGAACGCGATGAGGTTCCAGTCAGACGTCGAAAGTGCTCTGAAGTCCAAGGGAAAGCAAGTCGATGCCCTCCGAGTCAAGGTCATCGCCTTTCGAGACTTTTTTGTCGACAGCGCCAGGGCGATTGAGGAATCACCGTTCTTCGTCCTTCCAGAGGAAGGCACCCAGTTCAGTTCGTTTGTCAGCGCACTAAAGGCGACAGGCGGCGGCGGAAACGGGGGCGAGTCGGGACTCGAGGCTCTGACCCTGGCGATTAGATCCAAGTGGTCGAACGATGGCGACCGTCGACGTCACATTGTTGTGCTCTGGACAGACGACGCGGCCCACAAGCTTGAAAAAGGGGCGAGAGAGAGGCCCCAGGCTTATCCGCGGGACATGCCAGCCAACCTTGAAGCCCTTACCGACCTGTGGGAGGGACAGGGTAACATGTCAAGGTCTGCGAAGCGGCTCATTTTGTTCGCTCCGGATGCATACCCTTGGAGCGACCTCGCGAAGGATTGGGAGCTGTGCCTGCAATACAAATCTCAAGCGGGCACAGGGATCGACGGACATGACTACTCAAGCATCGTCGACGTCATCGCCAACAGCGTCTAG
- a CDS encoding VWA domain-containing protein, with translation MQGIKYTVDLVMCIDCTGSMGHVMELVKQHALKFHDDVRRECEAKGKFIDTMRARIIAFRDFYADGSDSLVVSDFFTLPDQSSEFSAFVSGLNPSGGGDLPESGLEALAIAIQSPWNTVGDRKRQVIVMFTDDAAHPLEKDAGSKPAVYPPDMPKNFSALTDLYDGQASPMLSSAKRLIIYAPDATPWTEIMSHWDNVAHLASQAGKGLEEHDYNQIVDMIVGSI, from the coding sequence ATGCAGGGCATAAAATACACCGTTGATCTTGTAATGTGCATCGATTGCACAGGAAGCATGGGACATGTGATGGAATTAGTAAAACAACATGCTCTCAAGTTTCATGACGACGTGCGGCGCGAATGCGAGGCCAAAGGCAAGTTCATCGATACCATGCGAGCTCGGATTATTGCCTTCCGCGATTTCTACGCCGACGGCAGCGACTCACTGGTTGTCTCAGACTTCTTCACACTGCCTGATCAATCCTCGGAATTTTCCGCCTTTGTCAGTGGCCTGAACCCTTCTGGAGGAGGAGATCTGCCGGAATCCGGGCTAGAGGCTCTGGCTATTGCTATCCAGTCTCCTTGGAACACCGTTGGAGATCGAAAAAGGCAGGTAATAGTCATGTTTACTGACGACGCCGCGCACCCCCTTGAGAAAGATGCCGGATCGAAACCAGCAGTCTATCCGCCTGACATGCCGAAGAACTTCTCTGCTCTAACAGACTTGTATGACGGACAGGCCAGCCCGATGCTCTCCAGCGCCAAACGACTCATCATTTACGCTCCAGACGCGACTCCGTGGACAGAAATAATGTCCCATTGGGACAATGTCGCTCACCTGGCTTCCCAAGCTGGGAAAGGACTTGAAGAACACGATTACAACCAGATTGTTGATATGATCGTGGGCAGCATCTAG
- a CDS encoding protein phosphatase 2C domain-containing protein produces MSESRLIPNPLQLTFNDPVREDNGEDADPVVFTFGSAGAMGVFDGLGGAGAATYAVGEQIRSGAYVASRESAQTFEQVSRWILRALAGNVGASFLDDIDGYQKCFWKWQFSRRLTDEAQRLVPQRDEATQGKLQSRMIRTLPTTIAAMFYGQDGNAVDIGCLWAGDSRCYLFTPDNGLQQLTDDDQKHPTDALRSLVEDTVMSNCLNADGDFQLNWKHILRLESPLILVAATDGCFQYLLSPAHLEHVLLVSLQNAKDMESWRDEIRGLIAKDRGDDASMAIVGLGWKDFSAVRTSFASRLDLVKSKFIDPVDQARQNENSTDQEQADFQEVRLKTWDEYKLGYNKYLRDVEIGVPR; encoded by the coding sequence ATGTCCGAATCAAGGCTAATTCCAAATCCGTTACAGCTCACCTTCAATGATCCCGTCCGAGAGGATAATGGTGAGGACGCCGACCCGGTGGTTTTCACCTTTGGTTCTGCAGGTGCAATGGGCGTGTTTGACGGACTTGGTGGGGCTGGTGCAGCAACATACGCTGTAGGTGAACAGATTCGAAGTGGAGCGTATGTCGCCTCCAGAGAGTCCGCTCAGACTTTCGAGCAGGTATCACGTTGGATACTTCGAGCCCTCGCTGGGAATGTCGGCGCCTCTTTTCTCGACGACATCGATGGATATCAAAAGTGTTTCTGGAAATGGCAATTTTCCAGGAGACTGACCGACGAAGCTCAAAGACTTGTCCCCCAAAGGGATGAAGCGACCCAGGGAAAGTTGCAGTCGCGGATGATCCGGACTCTACCTACGACGATCGCAGCAATGTTTTACGGGCAAGACGGGAATGCAGTTGATATTGGTTGTCTTTGGGCAGGTGACTCGCGTTGCTACTTATTCACCCCAGACAACGGACTGCAACAACTAACCGACGATGACCAAAAGCATCCGACAGACGCCTTACGTTCTTTGGTTGAAGATACAGTAATGTCCAACTGTCTTAATGCCGACGGTGATTTTCAATTGAACTGGAAACACATATTGAGACTGGAGTCGCCTTTAATACTTGTGGCCGCTACAGACGGATGTTTCCAATATTTACTCAGCCCTGCACACCTCGAACATGTGTTGCTCGTCAGCTTGCAAAATGCAAAGGACATGGAATCTTGGCGCGATGAGATTCGCGGGCTTATTGCTAAAGACCGAGGTGACGATGCATCAATGGCAATAGTGGGGCTTGGATGGAAGGACTTTTCCGCCGTAAGAACATCCTTTGCGAGTAGGCTCGACCTCGTGAAGTCTAAGTTCATTGACCCTGTCGATCAGGCCCGTCAAAACGAGAACTCGACCGACCAGGAGCAAGCGGACTTTCAGGAAGTTCGTCTAAAGACCTGGGATGAATACAAGCTTGGCTACAACAAGTATCTGCGTGATGTCGAGATTGGAGTTCCGAGATGA